A portion of the Parasteatoda tepidariorum isolate YZ-2023 chromosome 5, CAS_Ptep_4.0, whole genome shotgun sequence genome contains these proteins:
- the LOC107454409 gene encoding solute carrier family 35 member G1 isoform X3 — protein MSRWLQRKTSVDQEQRLVSKCGSSSFEAYPDETDTADNNKVSPNLESRELKESAKNVTLYKGLLYSSASSVFFSLSSVIVKYVKDIAPAELAVLRFVGILIFTLPLVVYSREDPFGPRPLRHLLIFRGLVGATSLFMRFVAFRYLPIADASVIIFSIPVFVAVLARIFLKEPCGFFHAFTVFLTLLGIVLITKVPVILANNLHHYTTTYYYGVGAALGSTIFGASVYVVIRKMTGVHQAIIMFNFGWVAIIETTVLTFLTGSFTAPACGLEQWLVILLGIFSFCGQMLLTLALKQEHAGPVAIVRAATDIVLAFIWQIWFFNEIPDIWSISGALLVSSCVVLISIRKWVMSLPENSTIRKKAYLLTI, from the coding sequence ATGTCTCGCTGGCTGCAAAGAAAGACTTCTGTTGATCAAGAGCAACGCTTAGTGTCGAAATGTGGAAGCAGCAGCTTTGAAGCATATCCGGATGAAACAGATACTGCTGATAATAACAAAGTGAGTCCAAATCTTGAATCAAGAGAACTTAAAGAATCCGCAAAAAATGTTACACTCTACAAAGGATTGCTCTACTCATCCGCATCGAGCGTATTTTTCTCATTGTCTTCTGTGATCGTGAAATATGTGAAAGACATTGCTCCAGCTGAATTAGCTGTCTTGCGATTTGTAGGAATCCTAATTTTCACTTTACCACTTGTTGTATATAGCAGAGAAGATCCGTTTGGACCAAGACCACTGagacatttattgatttttcgaGGATTAGTAGGAGCTACCAGCTTGTTTATGCGTTTCGTTGCCTTTCGCTACTTGCCTATTGCAGATGcatctgttattatttttagcattccAGTATTTGTAGCTGTGTtagctagaatttttttaaaagaacctTGTGGTTTTTTCCACGCATTTACTGTGTTCCTCACTCTTTTGGGCATTGTGTTAATTACAAAGGTGCCTGTCATCCTGGCTAATAACTTACATCACTACACTACTACTTATTATTATGGTGTGGGGGCCGCCCTCGGTTCCACAATATTCGGAGCAAGCGTCTATGTCGTGATCCGAAAAATGACTGGGGTTCACCAAGCTATCATTATGTTCAATTTTGGATGGGTGGCTATTATTGAAACTACAGTTCTTACCTTCTTGACTGGATCCTTCACTGCTCCAGCTTGTGGTTTAGAACAATGGCTGGTCATTCTGCTGGGCATATTTAGTTTCTGTGGACAAATGCTTTTAACACTGGCATTAAAGCAAGAGCATGCTGGTCCAGTTGCCATTGTGAGGGCTGCTACTGATATTGTTTTGGCTTTCATATGGCAAATTTGGTTCTTCAATGAGATTCCTGATATCTGGAGTATCTCGGGTGCTCTCCTTGTTAGCTCTTGTGTTGTGCTGATCAGTATAAGGAAATGGGTCATGTCTCTGCCTGAAAACTCAACAATTAGGAAAAAAGCTTACTTGTTaactatttag
- the LOC107454409 gene encoding solute carrier family 35 member G1 isoform X1 encodes MTNKKKPTELDNNNESDNVVTPPEKPLTSLVGNLSCSTEGGSNCDDKNMSRWLQRKTSVDQEQRLVSKCGSSSFEAYPDETDTADNNKVSPNLESRELKESAKNVTLYKGLLYSSASSVFFSLSSVIVKYVKDIAPAELAVLRFVGILIFTLPLVVYSREDPFGPRPLRHLLIFRGLVGATSLFMRFVAFRYLPIADASVIIFSIPVFVAVLARIFLKEPCGFFHAFTVFLTLLGIVLITKVPVILANNLHHYTTTYYYGVGAALGSTIFGASVYVVIRKMTGVHQAIIMFNFGWVAIIETTVLTFLTGSFTAPACGLEQWLVILLGIFSFCGQMLLTLALKQEHAGPVAIVRAATDIVLAFIWQIWFFNEIPDIWSISGALLVSSCVVLISIRKWVMSLPENSTIRKKAYLLTI; translated from the exons ATGACGAACAAGAAGAAACCGACTGAGTTGGATAATAATAATG AATCTGATAACGTGGTGACACCACCTGAAAAACCTCTGACGTCATTA GTGGGTAATCTTTCCTGCAGTACAGAAGGGGGATCAAACTGTGATGATAAAAACATGTCTCGCTGGCTGCAAAGAAAGACTTCTGTTGATCAAGAGCAACGCTTAGTGTCGAAATGTGGAAGCAGCAGCTTTGAAGCATATCCGGATGAAACAGATACTGCTGATAATAACAAAGTGAGTCCAAATCTTGAATCAAGAGAACTTAAAGAATCCGCAAAAAATGTTACACTCTACAAAGGATTGCTCTACTCATCCGCATCGAGCGTATTTTTCTCATTGTCTTCTGTGATCGTGAAATATGTGAAAGACATTGCTCCAGCTGAATTAGCTGTCTTGCGATTTGTAGGAATCCTAATTTTCACTTTACCACTTGTTGTATATAGCAGAGAAGATCCGTTTGGACCAAGACCACTGagacatttattgatttttcgaGGATTAGTAGGAGCTACCAGCTTGTTTATGCGTTTCGTTGCCTTTCGCTACTTGCCTATTGCAGATGcatctgttattatttttagcattccAGTATTTGTAGCTGTGTtagctagaatttttttaaaagaacctTGTGGTTTTTTCCACGCATTTACTGTGTTCCTCACTCTTTTGGGCATTGTGTTAATTACAAAGGTGCCTGTCATCCTGGCTAATAACTTACATCACTACACTACTACTTATTATTATGGTGTGGGGGCCGCCCTCGGTTCCACAATATTCGGAGCAAGCGTCTATGTCGTGATCCGAAAAATGACTGGGGTTCACCAAGCTATCATTATGTTCAATTTTGGATGGGTGGCTATTATTGAAACTACAGTTCTTACCTTCTTGACTGGATCCTTCACTGCTCCAGCTTGTGGTTTAGAACAATGGCTGGTCATTCTGCTGGGCATATTTAGTTTCTGTGGACAAATGCTTTTAACACTGGCATTAAAGCAAGAGCATGCTGGTCCAGTTGCCATTGTGAGGGCTGCTACTGATATTGTTTTGGCTTTCATATGGCAAATTTGGTTCTTCAATGAGATTCCTGATATCTGGAGTATCTCGGGTGCTCTCCTTGTTAGCTCTTGTGTTGTGCTGATCAGTATAAGGAAATGGGTCATGTCTCTGCCTGAAAACTCAACAATTAGGAAAAAAGCTTACTTGTTaactatttag
- the LOC107454409 gene encoding solute carrier family 35 member G1 isoform X2: MPASKKESDNVVTPPEKPLTSLVGNLSCSTEGGSNCDDKNMSRWLQRKTSVDQEQRLVSKCGSSSFEAYPDETDTADNNKVSPNLESRELKESAKNVTLYKGLLYSSASSVFFSLSSVIVKYVKDIAPAELAVLRFVGILIFTLPLVVYSREDPFGPRPLRHLLIFRGLVGATSLFMRFVAFRYLPIADASVIIFSIPVFVAVLARIFLKEPCGFFHAFTVFLTLLGIVLITKVPVILANNLHHYTTTYYYGVGAALGSTIFGASVYVVIRKMTGVHQAIIMFNFGWVAIIETTVLTFLTGSFTAPACGLEQWLVILLGIFSFCGQMLLTLALKQEHAGPVAIVRAATDIVLAFIWQIWFFNEIPDIWSISGALLVSSCVVLISIRKWVMSLPENSTIRKKAYLLTI; the protein is encoded by the exons atgcCTGCTtctaaaaaag AATCTGATAACGTGGTGACACCACCTGAAAAACCTCTGACGTCATTA GTGGGTAATCTTTCCTGCAGTACAGAAGGGGGATCAAACTGTGATGATAAAAACATGTCTCGCTGGCTGCAAAGAAAGACTTCTGTTGATCAAGAGCAACGCTTAGTGTCGAAATGTGGAAGCAGCAGCTTTGAAGCATATCCGGATGAAACAGATACTGCTGATAATAACAAAGTGAGTCCAAATCTTGAATCAAGAGAACTTAAAGAATCCGCAAAAAATGTTACACTCTACAAAGGATTGCTCTACTCATCCGCATCGAGCGTATTTTTCTCATTGTCTTCTGTGATCGTGAAATATGTGAAAGACATTGCTCCAGCTGAATTAGCTGTCTTGCGATTTGTAGGAATCCTAATTTTCACTTTACCACTTGTTGTATATAGCAGAGAAGATCCGTTTGGACCAAGACCACTGagacatttattgatttttcgaGGATTAGTAGGAGCTACCAGCTTGTTTATGCGTTTCGTTGCCTTTCGCTACTTGCCTATTGCAGATGcatctgttattatttttagcattccAGTATTTGTAGCTGTGTtagctagaatttttttaaaagaacctTGTGGTTTTTTCCACGCATTTACTGTGTTCCTCACTCTTTTGGGCATTGTGTTAATTACAAAGGTGCCTGTCATCCTGGCTAATAACTTACATCACTACACTACTACTTATTATTATGGTGTGGGGGCCGCCCTCGGTTCCACAATATTCGGAGCAAGCGTCTATGTCGTGATCCGAAAAATGACTGGGGTTCACCAAGCTATCATTATGTTCAATTTTGGATGGGTGGCTATTATTGAAACTACAGTTCTTACCTTCTTGACTGGATCCTTCACTGCTCCAGCTTGTGGTTTAGAACAATGGCTGGTCATTCTGCTGGGCATATTTAGTTTCTGTGGACAAATGCTTTTAACACTGGCATTAAAGCAAGAGCATGCTGGTCCAGTTGCCATTGTGAGGGCTGCTACTGATATTGTTTTGGCTTTCATATGGCAAATTTGGTTCTTCAATGAGATTCCTGATATCTGGAGTATCTCGGGTGCTCTCCTTGTTAGCTCTTGTGTTGTGCTGATCAGTATAAGGAAATGGGTCATGTCTCTGCCTGAAAACTCAACAATTAGGAAAAAAGCTTACTTGTTaactatttag